DNA from Microbacterium sp. LWO12-1.2:
GCGCAGCGAACCGACGATCATCAGCGCTTCGTCGGCGGCCATTGACGTCGACGGCCGACAGCGATCCTACGAAGTGCGCACCTTCGGGTGCCAGATGAACGTGCACGACTCGGAGCGGCTCTCCGGATCCCTGGAGAGCGCTGGGTACGTGCGCGCTGTCGACGGCGCCGAGGCCGATGTCGTCATCATCAACACCTGCGCGGTGCGCGACAACGCTGCGGGCAAGCTCTACGGCACTCTCGGGCACCTCGCGTCGGTCAAGCGTCGCAAAGATGGCATGCAGATCGCTGTGGGCGGCTGTCTGGCTCAGATGGACAAGCAGGCCGTGCTCGACAAGGCGCCATGGGTCGACGTCGTCTTCGGCACCCACAACATGGGTTCTCTTCCCGGCCTGCTCGAACGCGCGCGCCACAACGGTGAAGCCGAGCTCGAGATCCTGGAGTCGCTCGACGTCTTCCCGTCGACGCTGCCGACCAAGCGGGACTCGGCGCACAGTGGTTGGGTGTCGATCTCGGTCGGCTGCAACAACACCTGCACGTTCTGCATCGTGCCGAGCCTGCGTGGCAAGGAGAAGGACCGCCGCCCTGGCGACATCCTGAACGAGATCCGCCTCCTCGTCGACGACGGAGCGATCGAGGTCACCCTCCTCGGACAGAACGTCAACTCGTACGGCGTCGAGTTCGGTGACCGCCACGCATTCGGAAAGCTCCTGCGTGCCGCCGGCGAGATCGACGGCCTGGAGCGCATCCGGTTCACGAGCCCGCATCCCGCGGCCTTCACCGACGACGTGATCGACGCAATGGCCGAGACCGAGGCCGTGATGCCGCAACTGCACATGCCGTTGCAATCGGGCAGCGACCGCATCCTGAAGGCGATGCGCCGCTCGTACCGCAGCGAGCGGTTCCTCGGCATCCTCGACCGCGTGCGCGAGCGCATCCCGCTGGCGTCGATCACCACCGATATCATCGTGGGCTTCCCCGGCGAGACGGACGAGGACTTCGAAGACACCATGCGCGTCGTCGAACAGTCGCGGTTCTCCGGGCATTCACCTTCCAGTACTCCATTCGTGAGGGCACCCCCGCGGCGACGATGGAAGATCAGGTGCCGAAGGAGATCGTCCAGGAACGTTACAACCGGCTCATCGCCCTGCAGGAGCGCATCTCACTCGAGGAGAACCAGAAGCAGGTCGGTCGCGAGGTCCGGGTGCTGGTGTCGACGGGCGAGGGCAAGAAGGACGCGGAGACGCACCGTCTCACCGGTCGGGCCGAGGACAACCGCCTCGTGCACTTCGAGGTGACTCCGGGCTCCGACCTCCCTCGTCCCGGTGATGTCGTCACCGTGACGATCACCCACGCCGCGCCGTTCCACCTGCTTGCTGACGACCCGACCGGAAAGCCCCTGCAGATCCGCCGCACGCGCGGCGGCGACGCGTGGGATCGCTCGCAGTCCGAATCTTGCGCGGTTCCCGCCCCGTCCGGCGACGGAGCTCCCCGCGCGGTCGTGCTCGGACTGCCCACGCTCCGCATCGGTGTCTGATTCCACCTCGGTGACCAGCCCCGTCGAAGGGATCGGTTCGCCCGCCGACGGTCCGCGTCTCTGGGCGATCGTCGGTGCGACCGGAACAGGCAAGAGCGACCTTGCACTCGATCTCGCCGAGTCACTCAGAGCGAACGGCAATCCGGCCGAGGTCGTGAACGCCGATGCCATGCAGCTCTATCGCGGCATGGACATCGGCACGGCGAAGCTGGCACCGCAGGAGCGCCGAGGCATCCCGCATCATCTCTTCGACGTGCGCGAGGTCACCGAGGAGGCTGCCGTCGCCTGGTATCAGCCGCTCGCGCGGGCGGCGATCGCCGACATCCACGCTCGCGGCGGTGACGCGATCCTGGTGGGCGGCTCCGGACTGTACGTGTCCAGCGTGGTCTTCGACTTCCGCTTTCCCCCGCGTGACGCGGTGGTCCGGGCGCGACTGGAGAATGAGCTCGAGGAAGCCGGGACAGCAGTGCTGCTGGAGCGGCTTCGCGTCCTCGATCCGGAGACGGCCGCGCGGATCGACCCGAAGAACGGGCGACGGATCATCCGCGCACTCGAAGTCATCGAACAGGGGGCCCAGACCCATGGCGCTGCCCTTCCTGAGAAGCCGGTGGTGTGGCATCCGCGCACCCGACTGATCGGCCTCCGTGTCGATCGGGCGGAACTCGTCGAGCGACTCGATGCACGGGTCGACCGTATGTGGGCGACGGGCCTCGTCGACGAGGTCGTCACCCTCCGCGAGCAGGGCCTCGAGCACGGCGTGACCGCCAGTCGCGCCATCGGATACGCGCAGGCCCTCGGACAGCTCAACGAAACGATGAGCGAATCCGAGGCGATCGCGCAGACACAGTCGCTCACCCGCCGCTACGCGAGGCGCCAGGTGTCCTGGTTCAAGCGCTATCCCGACCTCGAGTGGCATGAGCATCCTGTCGATCCGGCAGGGCTGCTCGCGCGCTGATCCTGGCGGATGTCCGACGCCGGTGCGACGCTGGAGCCATGACCACCTCCTACTACACCGCGTCCAGCCTCGACGGATTCATCGCGACCGCCGAGCACTCCCTCGACTGGCTGCTGAAGCAGGACATCGACCAGAACGGACCGATGGCCTACGCCGAGTTCGAGAAGAGCATCGGAGCCTTGGCGATGGGGGCGTCCACCTACGAGTGGGTGCTTCGCCACACCGAAGGCGAGCCCTGGGGGTACGCGCAGCCGACCTGGGTGTTCACGCATCGTGAGTTGCCCGTTCCCGACGGCGCCGACGTCCGGTTCGTGCGTGGCGACGTCCGTGCGGTGCACGCCGAGATGTCTGCTGCGGCCGGTGAACGAGATCTCTGGGTCGTCGGTGGGGGAGAGCTGGTCGGCCAGTTCTCCGATGCGAGATTGATCGATGAGATCTGGGTGCAGTACGCC
Protein-coding regions in this window:
- a CDS encoding dihydrofolate reductase family protein, yielding MTTSYYTASSLDGFIATAEHSLDWLLKQDIDQNGPMAYAEFEKSIGALAMGASTYEWVLRHTEGEPWGYAQPTWVFTHRELPVPDGADVRFVRGDVRAVHAEMSAAAGERDLWVVGGGELVGQFSDARLIDEIWVQYAPVTLGSGAPLLPRTLDLELLEVARNRNFMCGRYRVVRD
- the miaA gene encoding tRNA (adenosine(37)-N6)-dimethylallyltransferase MiaA encodes the protein MGSPADGPRLWAIVGATGTGKSDLALDLAESLRANGNPAEVVNADAMQLYRGMDIGTAKLAPQERRGIPHHLFDVREVTEEAAVAWYQPLARAAIADIHARGGDAILVGGSGLYVSSVVFDFRFPPRDAVVRARLENELEEAGTAVLLERLRVLDPETAARIDPKNGRRIIRALEVIEQGAQTHGAALPEKPVVWHPRTRLIGLRVDRAELVERLDARVDRMWATGLVDEVVTLREQGLEHGVTASRAIGYAQALGQLNETMSESEAIAQTQSLTRRYARRQVSWFKRYPDLEWHEHPVDPAGLLAR